A single window of Deinococcus aquaedulcis DNA harbors:
- the moaD gene encoding molybdopterin converting factor subunit 1 — MRLNVVFFARLKRETGLDQLALEVPEGSDVRAVATQIEGQLGVSLRGCMVAVNEQYAQPSTRVQPGDEVAFLPPVAGGSEEDAPTCCDVTDQPLSLQAADAFLVRPPYGAQAYFVGTVRSPNAGKKVHWIDYEGYAPLARNVMQGAARAAQEQFGDLRVYIQHRVGRLHPGEASILIGVASPHRRAALEACDFLIEHLKVQVPVWKHERDESGDHWVTGQTAHDTL, encoded by the coding sequence CGGGCTGGACCAGCTGGCGCTGGAGGTGCCTGAAGGCAGCGACGTGCGAGCTGTGGCGACCCAAATTGAAGGGCAATTGGGCGTGAGCTTGCGCGGCTGCATGGTGGCGGTCAATGAGCAGTACGCCCAGCCGAGTACCCGTGTGCAGCCTGGAGACGAAGTGGCCTTTTTACCTCCCGTTGCGGGCGGTTCAGAGGAAGACGCGCCCACCTGCTGCGACGTGACCGACCAGCCGCTGAGCCTGCAAGCCGCAGACGCTTTTCTGGTTCGGCCGCCGTATGGCGCGCAGGCGTACTTTGTGGGCACCGTGCGTAGCCCCAACGCGGGCAAGAAAGTGCACTGGATTGATTACGAGGGGTACGCGCCCCTTGCACGGAACGTCATGCAGGGCGCTGCCCGAGCAGCCCAGGAGCAGTTTGGTGACCTGCGCGTCTACATTCAGCACCGGGTGGGTCGCCTGCACCCCGGCGAGGCCAGCATTCTGATCGGCGTGGCCAGCCCGCACCGCCGGGCAGCCCTGGAGGCCTGCGACTTTCTGATCGAACATCTGAAGGTGCAGGTGCCGGTCTGGAAGCACGAGCGCGACGAGTCAGGCGACCACTGGGTAACAGGCCAGACGGCTCACGACACCTTGTAA
- a CDS encoding peptide ABC transporter substrate-binding protein, which translates to MKKTLALTAFLLGAALAGPANNSLVIGTSQEPPNIYDPWNTNNLAITSEINGYMGASLIGLDDDGEPYADIATRVPSIANGDYKIVRNAAGDVVRNSVTYTIRKDAKWSDGTPIKVADFQFWHRLVNDDRVPVPDRSPWNRAKITVADADTFTITYEPPYLFADQTSPSLAPSHVMGAAWNAFDAKTKNEKDAKVVNEEWKKFISSYTTARNLPKVVAGPFRPTAWRSGNSLTLTRNPNYWMHPKDQEKYIQTVTYRFIPNTNTLKVNILSGQLDAVSAVGLTFDQGVDLARTERGKYKTYFVPGAVWEHIDVNTRGQKAKDLDLDDPRMRQALLYAIDRDALTKALFQGRQAVSNSWVNPISKLYKKDVNDYNYNPARAKQLFAALGWTPGPDGILQKGGKKLSLNFGTTAGNTVRERVQQILQAQWKQVGVQVNIQNYPSSVFFGPDFLSKGQEGKWDLAMYAWTGNPIFEEGNLFKGEGIPTAANGYSGQNNAGWNNAEYNRLHKQAQVEFNLADRIKLFDRMQAIWNSEVPALPLYYRVNVYTKVPGLVNYTFSAYTLYPSWNSAKIGWASRGAAEEYKQK; encoded by the coding sequence ATGAAGAAGACCTTGGCCCTGACCGCATTTCTGCTTGGCGCCGCGCTGGCTGGCCCGGCCAACAACAGCCTGGTGATCGGCACCTCGCAAGAGCCGCCGAACATCTACGACCCCTGGAACACCAACAACCTCGCCATCACCAGCGAGATCAACGGGTACATGGGCGCCAGCCTGATTGGCCTGGATGACGACGGCGAGCCCTACGCCGACATTGCCACCCGTGTGCCCAGCATTGCCAACGGTGACTACAAGATCGTCAGGAATGCGGCGGGTGACGTGGTGCGCAACTCCGTGACCTACACCATTCGCAAGGATGCCAAGTGGAGCGACGGCACGCCCATCAAGGTGGCCGACTTCCAGTTCTGGCACCGCCTCGTCAACGACGACCGCGTGCCGGTGCCGGACCGCTCGCCCTGGAACCGCGCCAAGATCACGGTGGCCGACGCTGACACCTTCACCATCACCTACGAGCCGCCCTACCTGTTTGCGGACCAGACCAGCCCCAGCCTGGCCCCCAGCCACGTGATGGGCGCCGCCTGGAACGCCTTTGACGCCAAGACGAAAAACGAGAAGGACGCCAAGGTGGTCAACGAGGAGTGGAAGAAGTTCATCTCCAGCTATACCACGGCGCGCAACCTGCCCAAGGTGGTGGCCGGGCCCTTCCGCCCCACCGCGTGGCGCAGCGGCAACAGCCTGACCCTCACCCGTAACCCCAACTACTGGATGCACCCCAAGGATCAGGAAAAGTACATCCAGACCGTCACCTACCGCTTTATCCCCAACACCAACACCCTGAAGGTCAATATCCTGTCTGGTCAGCTGGACGCCGTGAGCGCCGTGGGTCTCACCTTCGATCAGGGTGTGGACCTCGCCCGCACCGAGCGCGGCAAGTACAAGACCTACTTCGTGCCCGGCGCGGTGTGGGAGCACATTGACGTGAACACCCGGGGCCAGAAGGCCAAGGATCTGGACCTGGATGACCCCCGCATGCGTCAGGCGCTGCTGTACGCCATTGACCGTGACGCCCTGACCAAGGCGCTGTTCCAGGGCCGTCAGGCTGTGTCCAACAGCTGGGTGAACCCCATTTCCAAGCTGTACAAGAAGGACGTCAACGACTACAACTACAACCCTGCCCGCGCCAAGCAGCTGTTTGCCGCCCTGGGCTGGACCCCTGGTCCCGACGGCATTCTGCAAAAAGGTGGCAAGAAGCTCAGCCTGAACTTCGGCACCACGGCTGGCAACACGGTGCGCGAGCGCGTGCAGCAGATTCTGCAGGCCCAGTGGAAGCAGGTGGGCGTGCAGGTGAACATCCAGAACTACCCGTCCAGCGTGTTCTTCGGCCCCGACTTCCTCAGCAAGGGCCAGGAAGGCAAGTGGGACCTGGCCATGTACGCCTGGACCGGCAACCCCATCTTCGAAGAAGGAAACCTGTTCAAGGGCGAGGGCATTCCCACCGCCGCCAACGGCTACTCGGGCCAGAACAACGCGGGCTGGAACAACGCGGAGTACAACCGCCTGCACAAGCAGGCGCAGGTGGAATTTAACCTCGCTGACCGCATCAAGCTCTTTGACCGCATGCAGGCCATCTGGAACAGCGAGGTGCCGGCGCTGCCCCTGTACTACCGCGTGAACGTGTACACCAAGGTCCCGGGCCTGGTGAATTACACCTTCAGCGCCTACACCCTGTACCCCAGCTGGAACTCGGCCAAGATCGGCTGGGCGTCGCGCGGCGCCGCCGAGGAGTACAAGCAGAAGTAA
- a CDS encoding cytochrome b, translated as MNQWLDDRLHISRLNDKFLRKAFPVHHSFFLGEITLFSLVVLIITGILLALSYEPSNTPVLNSFDPGTVDKPNLIPAAYHSTLKINAMPFGDMLRRIHHWMANIMVAAAVIHMMRVYFTGAFKKPREINWWIGMLLLIFAALTAVTGYILPYDNYAYNTVQVIYAITKSVPWVGDWLAQAAFAGRFPGEGIIPRIYGYHIMLLPGILLALTGAHMLIMIKQKHTQPQYAKRIAYKKIVGVPLSTQQTPIMLLLALLFTGLVVLFSAFIPVHPIEHYGPPSPQPISSIKPDWYLLWVFGALAIIPGFELEVLGGVISAEFVGAMVFPGIIIGAMFAVPMLDRAKDNQYYAENPTNHPVRLAAGVAFLAMMIVLSVAGYKVELVQSGILSEGNANTILWILTIGVPVLSYFATLGIVRGIRALREADERDSLAHAHADD; from the coding sequence ATGAACCAGTGGCTGGATGATCGTCTGCATATCTCGCGCCTGAACGATAAGTTCCTGCGCAAGGCCTTTCCCGTGCATCACTCGTTCTTCCTGGGTGAAATCACGCTGTTCAGCTTGGTCGTGCTGATCATTACAGGCATCCTGCTGGCGTTGTCCTATGAGCCCAGCAACACCCCTGTTCTCAACTCATTCGATCCAGGCACAGTCGACAAACCTAATCTGATTCCGGCGGCCTACCACTCCACCCTGAAAATCAACGCCATGCCCTTCGGGGACATGCTCCGCCGCATCCACCACTGGATGGCGAACATCATGGTGGCGGCGGCCGTGATTCACATGATGCGCGTGTACTTCACGGGCGCCTTCAAGAAGCCCCGTGAAATCAACTGGTGGATTGGCATGCTCCTGCTGATCTTCGCCGCCCTGACGGCGGTGACCGGCTACATCCTGCCCTACGACAACTACGCCTACAACACGGTGCAGGTCATCTACGCCATCACCAAATCAGTACCCTGGGTGGGCGATTGGCTGGCGCAGGCCGCCTTTGCAGGCCGTTTCCCTGGTGAAGGCATCATCCCCCGTATCTACGGCTACCACATCATGCTGCTGCCCGGCATTCTGCTGGCCCTGACCGGCGCGCACATGCTGATCATGATCAAGCAGAAGCACACCCAGCCGCAGTACGCCAAGCGCATTGCCTACAAGAAGATTGTGGGTGTGCCGCTGAGCACCCAGCAGACCCCCATCATGCTGCTGCTGGCCCTGCTGTTCACGGGTCTGGTGGTGCTGTTCTCGGCCTTTATCCCCGTGCACCCCATTGAACACTACGGGCCGCCCAGCCCGCAGCCCATCAGCTCCATCAAGCCCGACTGGTACCTGCTGTGGGTCTTCGGTGCCCTGGCCATTATTCCCGGCTTTGAGCTGGAAGTGCTGGGCGGCGTGATCAGCGCCGAGTTCGTGGGCGCCATGGTTTTCCCGGGCATCATCATCGGGGCCATGTTCGCGGTGCCTATGCTGGACCGTGCCAAGGACAACCAGTACTACGCTGAAAACCCCACCAACCATCCTGTTCGTCTGGCCGCTGGCGTCGCCTTCCTGGCCATGATGATCGTGCTCTCCGTGGCGGGCTATAAGGTCGAACTGGTGCAAAGCGGCATCCTGAGCGAAGGCAATGCCAACACCATCCTCTGGATTCTGACCATTGGCGTGCCGGTTCTCAGCTACTTCGCCACGCTGGGCATCGTGCGCGGCATCCGCGCCCTGCGTGAAGCTGATGAGCGTGACTCCCTGGCCCACGCCCACGCCGACGACTGA
- a CDS encoding response regulator encodes MIRVLLVDDHALFRQGLRSLLESEGMRVIGEAANGREAIRYAADTHPDVILMDIQMPDLDGVKATQSILEIDPQARVIMITMYRQDRYVFEAVKAGARGYVLKDADAATLLDVIRRVAAGEALLDPDMAQNVLDDFRDKREELPSEKHADLNERETMILKLLAQGFSNQDIALRLDISEKTVRNRLSEIFTKLQLNNRTQAALYAIREGIANLE; translated from the coding sequence ATGATTCGCGTTCTGCTCGTGGACGATCACGCGCTGTTCCGTCAGGGGCTGCGCAGCCTGCTGGAATCCGAGGGCATGCGCGTGATCGGTGAAGCCGCCAATGGCCGCGAGGCCATCCGCTACGCCGCCGACACCCACCCCGACGTGATCCTGATGGACATTCAGATGCCCGATCTGGACGGCGTGAAAGCCACCCAGAGCATCCTGGAGATTGACCCGCAGGCCCGGGTCATCATGATCACCATGTACCGCCAGGACCGCTACGTGTTCGAGGCGGTCAAGGCCGGCGCGCGCGGCTACGTCCTCAAGGATGCCGACGCGGCCACCCTGCTGGACGTCATTCGCCGGGTGGCGGCCGGCGAGGCGCTGCTGGACCCAGATATGGCCCAGAACGTTCTGGACGATTTCCGCGACAAGCGCGAGGAACTGCCCAGCGAAAAGCACGCCGACCTGAACGAGCGTGAAACTATGATCCTCAAACTGCTGGCCCAGGGTTTTTCCAACCAGGACATCGCCCTGCGCCTGGACATCAGCGAGAAGACGGTTCGCAACCGCCTCTCGGAGATCTTTACCAAGCTGCAGCTGAACAACCGCACCCAGGCGGCGCTGTATGCCATCCGCGAGGGCATTGCCAACCTTGAGTAA
- a CDS encoding serine hydrolase: MGAGFPGQVGLRICTLDGTELVSWQADEVFPAASTIKVPLLVLALQQAQAGRLPLHGRVTMTARDRAGGAGVLHELGPGLALTWQDVLTLMIVVSDNTATNMVIEALGVDAVNAWLAAQGLTGTRLVGKLQLPPQLQNEAQRRGERNATTARDQTEVLRALAAGEWLAPEHTALALSILERQQYRDIIGRRVPRDGQGELRYRVASKSGELLGVRHDVGLLWTPRPLVVALLSRGGADPREHPENRDVVALADALWPLLAELGQAGQQGDI; the protein is encoded by the coding sequence ATGGGCGCGGGCTTTCCCGGTCAGGTGGGGCTGCGCATCTGCACTCTGGACGGCACAGAGTTGGTGTCCTGGCAGGCCGACGAGGTGTTTCCGGCCGCCAGCACCATCAAGGTGCCGCTGCTGGTGCTGGCCTTGCAGCAGGCCCAGGCCGGACGCCTGCCGCTGCACGGGCGCGTGACCATGACCGCCAGGGACCGTGCTGGGGGCGCGGGGGTGCTGCACGAACTGGGCCCAGGCCTCGCGCTCACATGGCAGGACGTCCTGACCCTGATGATCGTGGTGAGCGACAACACCGCCACGAATATGGTCATTGAAGCCCTGGGCGTGGATGCGGTGAATGCGTGGCTGGCCGCGCAGGGCCTCACCGGCACCCGCCTCGTGGGCAAGCTCCAACTGCCCCCACAGCTGCAAAACGAAGCCCAGCGCCGGGGCGAGCGCAACGCCACCACCGCCCGCGACCAGACCGAGGTGCTGCGCGCCCTGGCGGCGGGCGAGTGGCTGGCCCCCGAGCACACGGCGCTGGCGCTGAGCATTCTGGAGCGCCAGCAGTACCGCGACATCATTGGCCGCCGGGTCCCGCGCGACGGTCAGGGCGAGCTGCGCTACCGGGTGGCCAGCAAGAGCGGCGAACTACTGGGCGTGCGCCATGATGTGGGGCTACTCTGGACGCCTCGGCCCCTGGTAGTGGCCCTGCTCTCGCGCGGCGGCGCCGATCCCCGCGAACACCCCGAAAACCGCGATGTGGTGGCCCTGGCCGACGCCCTCTGGCCCCTGTTGGCAGAACTGGGGCAGGCAGGCCAGCAGGGGGACATTTAA
- a CDS encoding ABC transporter permease codes for MTTTVSTAPPKPAQSRSTLSIAMRRLRKHKAAMVSLVVIALLILTAIFAPWIAPYDPNEQDMTGFFAPPSSQHLLGQDELGRDLLSRIVYGSRVSLLVGFTVALFSVALGTLMGLLAGFLSGRVDTVISRFIEIMLSIPELPLLLTISGLLLSSDNPALQRLREYPNASVFIIVGLFTFFGWMGTARLVRGEVLKLKNLEYVDAARALGARSARIMFRHLAPNIIAVIIVNGTLAVGGAILGEAALSFLGFGIQPPVSTWGNMLSRANEVVLEHPYLALYPGLIILITVLAFNFLGDGLRDAFDPKSRL; via the coding sequence ATGACCACGACTGTTTCGACTGCTCCGCCCAAACCGGCCCAGAGCCGCTCCACCCTAAGCATCGCCATGCGCCGCCTGCGCAAGCACAAAGCCGCCATGGTCAGCCTCGTGGTGATTGCCCTGCTGATCCTCACGGCGATCTTCGCGCCCTGGATTGCCCCCTACGACCCCAACGAACAGGATATGACCGGCTTCTTCGCTCCACCCAGTTCGCAGCACCTGCTGGGGCAGGATGAGCTGGGTCGCGACCTGCTCTCGCGCATCGTGTATGGCAGCCGTGTCAGTCTGCTCGTGGGCTTCACTGTGGCGCTCTTCAGCGTGGCGCTGGGTACCCTGATGGGGTTGCTGGCGGGGTTCCTCAGCGGCCGGGTGGACACCGTGATCAGCCGCTTTATCGAGATCATGCTCTCTATTCCCGAGTTGCCCTTGTTGCTCACCATCAGTGGCCTGCTACTGTCCAGCGATAACCCCGCGCTGCAGCGCCTGCGGGAATACCCCAATGCGAGCGTCTTTATCATCGTGGGTCTCTTCACCTTCTTCGGCTGGATGGGCACCGCCCGGCTGGTGCGTGGCGAGGTGCTGAAACTCAAGAACCTCGAATACGTGGACGCCGCCCGCGCGCTGGGGGCCCGCAGCGCCCGCATCATGTTCCGCCACCTCGCCCCGAACATCATCGCCGTGATCATTGTGAACGGCACCCTGGCGGTGGGCGGCGCCATCCTGGGCGAGGCGGCGCTGTCGTTCCTGGGCTTCGGCATCCAGCCGCCGGTGTCCACCTGGGGTAACATGCTGTCCCGGGCCAACGAGGTGGTGCTGGAACATCCCTATCTTGCGCTGTACCCGGGCCTGATCATCCTGATCACCGTGCTGGCCTTTAACTTCCTGGGCGACGGCCTGCGCGACGCCTTTGACCCCAAGAGCCGCCTGTAA
- a CDS encoding QcrA and Rieske domain-containing protein, translated as MTRYKKQDPEITRRRFVNAAMGGAAAVGTLGLVSALGGAKPALRITQDKAPPRAGDILVHADAAKEGQPIKVSELSEQGVSAWPMGKDENGRDVIRKGEPNNQLAVFRFEKSRFKEPEEHGGHAEVVLKLEGITESGIVAYSNKCTHAGCPVPNDPNDSTKLFCGCHSGRYDLLQGCKVVGGPPPRSMPQLPIKLDGDRLVVTETFVTAPFGYLNERDWEGYLQRVEEILG; from the coding sequence ATGACCCGTTACAAGAAACAAGACCCAGAAATTACGCGTCGCCGCTTCGTGAATGCGGCTATGGGCGGCGCTGCCGCTGTGGGCACGCTGGGACTGGTGAGTGCTCTGGGCGGCGCCAAGCCGGCCCTGCGCATCACCCAGGACAAAGCGCCGCCCCGCGCTGGCGATATCCTCGTCCACGCTGACGCTGCCAAGGAAGGGCAGCCCATCAAGGTGTCGGAGCTCAGCGAGCAGGGCGTTTCGGCTTGGCCTATGGGCAAGGATGAAAACGGCCGGGATGTGATTCGCAAGGGCGAGCCCAACAACCAGCTGGCGGTGTTCCGCTTCGAGAAGAGCCGGTTCAAGGAGCCAGAAGAGCACGGCGGTCATGCCGAAGTGGTGCTCAAGCTCGAAGGCATCACGGAAAGCGGGATCGTCGCTTACTCCAACAAGTGCACCCACGCGGGTTGCCCCGTGCCCAATGACCCCAACGACTCCACCAAGTTGTTCTGCGGGTGCCACTCGGGCCGCTACGACCTGCTGCAAGGGTGCAAGGTGGTGGGCGGGCCACCCCCCCGGTCCATGCCCCAGTTGCCCATCAAGCTCGATGGAGACCGTCTGGTGGTGACCGAGACGTTCGTCACGGCGCCCTTCGGCTACCTCAATGAGCGGGATTGGGAAGGCTATCTACAGCGGGTGGAGGAGATTCTCGGATGA
- a CDS encoding c-type cytochrome, producing MERNDAVMPWVAIVCAAIMWIILLFLFNKETAPEPVVADPAVVASISKEWPTAGPTVYSGNCASCHGAEGQGAVGPALANNAKIVKDPAYVYNIITKGKGQMPAIAIDEKQVYAVANYVLNSWGNKIEEPLTPAVVQASQSKIDPAVLKNRSRFVPEDLKLPEIFLATFVMVLLTYGLIGLYSVWAEGQELHPGIHKVRSTPLATLGIITTLGLTVLFSILFVRQMVTDFAGWAAKEPVMPNVTMEGFYAAMILLMLAASIALYKKFFMDGEVLVEDASGEFPW from the coding sequence GTGGAAAGAAACGACGCTGTCATGCCCTGGGTCGCCATCGTGTGTGCGGCCATTATGTGGATTATCCTGCTGTTCTTGTTCAACAAGGAAACGGCGCCGGAGCCGGTGGTCGCTGACCCGGCCGTGGTCGCCAGCATCAGCAAGGAATGGCCCACCGCTGGACCCACGGTCTACTCCGGAAATTGCGCGAGCTGTCACGGTGCAGAAGGTCAGGGCGCCGTGGGCCCAGCACTGGCCAACAACGCCAAGATCGTCAAGGATCCCGCGTACGTCTACAACATCATTACCAAGGGCAAAGGCCAGATGCCAGCCATCGCCATTGACGAAAAGCAGGTCTACGCGGTTGCCAACTACGTGCTGAACTCCTGGGGCAACAAGATTGAGGAGCCGTTGACCCCTGCGGTGGTGCAGGCCAGCCAGAGCAAGATTGACCCGGCGGTGCTGAAAAACCGCAGCCGCTTCGTGCCTGAGGACCTGAAGCTGCCCGAAATCTTCCTGGCCACCTTCGTGATGGTGCTGCTGACCTACGGGCTTATCGGTCTGTACAGCGTCTGGGCCGAAGGCCAGGAACTCCACCCCGGCATTCACAAGGTTCGCTCCACGCCCTTGGCCACCCTGGGCATCATCACCACGCTCGGCCTGACTGTCCTGTTCAGCATCCTGTTCGTGCGCCAAATGGTGACTGATTTTGCGGGTTGGGCGGCCAAGGAGCCTGTGATGCCCAACGTCACGATGGAAGGTTTCTACGCGGCCATGATCCTGCTCATGCTGGCGGCCAGCATCGCGCTGTACAAGAAGTTCTTCATGGACGGCGAAGTGCTTGTTGAAGACGCCAGCGGCGAATTCCCCTGGTAA
- the ruvC gene encoding crossover junction endodeoxyribonuclease RuvC, whose product MIVLGIDPGLANLGLGLVEGDVRKARHLYHVCLTTESAWIMPRRLQYIHEEVSRLLAEYRPDAVAIEDQILRKQADVAFKVGQAFGVVQLACAQAGVPVHSYGPMQVKRSLVGTGRAEKEQVIYMVKATLGVRELFNNHAADALALALTHLASVPLQGRAAALLAR is encoded by the coding sequence GTGATTGTGCTCGGTATTGATCCTGGACTGGCGAACCTCGGCCTTGGGCTGGTGGAGGGCGATGTGCGTAAAGCGCGTCACCTGTACCACGTCTGCCTGACCACCGAAAGCGCCTGGATCATGCCGCGCCGCCTGCAGTACATCCATGAAGAGGTCTCGCGCCTGCTGGCCGAGTACCGCCCGGACGCCGTGGCCATCGAGGATCAGATTCTGCGCAAGCAGGCGGACGTGGCCTTCAAGGTGGGGCAGGCCTTTGGCGTGGTGCAGCTGGCCTGCGCGCAGGCCGGGGTGCCGGTGCACAGCTACGGCCCCATGCAGGTCAAACGGTCGCTGGTGGGTACCGGCCGCGCCGAGAAAGAGCAGGTGATCTACATGGTCAAGGCCACGCTGGGTGTGCGCGAACTGTTCAACAACCACGCCGCCGATGCCCTGGCCCTGGCGCTGACCCACCTCGCCAGTGTGCCGCTGCAGGGCCGCGCCGCCGCGCTGCTGGCCCGCTGA
- a CDS encoding HesB/IscA family protein — translation MTATTTPEQTGGVPAHDISISEFGAQKALSILANSGKENAGVRVFIKSGGCSGYQYGMAIDDRELEGDTIVYDRGVKLLVDRMSLPLLRGSEVDFVENMMGGGFTVHNPNATSACGCGSSFRTDGAQSPDGEGSSGCGSH, via the coding sequence ATGACGGCGACCACTACACCCGAACAGACCGGCGGCGTGCCCGCCCATGACATCAGCATCAGCGAATTCGGCGCGCAAAAGGCCCTGAGTATCCTGGCCAACAGCGGTAAAGAGAACGCCGGCGTGCGCGTGTTTATCAAGAGCGGCGGCTGCAGCGGCTACCAGTACGGCATGGCCATTGACGACCGCGAACTGGAAGGGGACACCATCGTTTACGACCGGGGCGTGAAGCTGCTCGTGGACCGCATGAGCCTGCCCCTGCTGCGCGGCAGTGAAGTGGATTTCGTGGAGAACATGATGGGGGGTGGCTTCACTGTTCACAACCCCAACGCCACCTCGGCATGCGGCTGCGGGTCGTCCTTCCGCACCGACGGCGCCCAGTCGCCCGACGGCGAGGGCAGCAGCGGCTGCGGGAGCCACTAG
- a CDS encoding DdrH: MTNPYAEWFEQLRSEYGEQLRAMPLPEGLPEHLRQLINAHDEDAIQFMIKLAWQFGAQVGYAAGSREGVSPAVKMPTSRVQA, translated from the coding sequence ATGACGAACCCTTATGCTGAGTGGTTCGAGCAGCTCCGCAGCGAATACGGGGAGCAGCTCCGCGCCATGCCCCTCCCCGAAGGCCTGCCTGAACACCTGCGTCAGCTGATTAACGCGCATGACGAGGACGCCATCCAATTTATGATCAAGCTAGCGTGGCAATTTGGCGCCCAGGTCGGGTACGCCGCTGGCAGCCGTGAAGGGGTTTCGCCAGCGGTCAAGATGCCCACCAGCCGCGTTCAGGCTTAA
- a CDS encoding PrsW family intramembrane metalloprotease: MDSSQILPLLLSVGLTFAWLWFFVRRDRHPEPLWLLARTFAWGMLAWVIAAAFGASLGRLLASPLPLVAALVVLLTALLEEGFKFVAATTAITELSFDEPMDGLVYAVTAALGFALIENVTYTLGFGSGTGAWHAVFATLAHALFSAPQGYALGGLHWQRGRAWVVQGLAVSVVLHAVFNGLLVGSAGWPQLASLVVVTLLMIVLAGRYYLAFEAHARQFGPSPYFLQEQARRRRPS; encoded by the coding sequence GTGGATTCCTCGCAGATTCTGCCGCTGCTGCTGTCGGTGGGCCTCACCTTTGCCTGGCTCTGGTTTTTTGTTCGTCGTGACCGCCACCCCGAGCCCCTGTGGCTGCTGGCCCGCACCTTCGCCTGGGGGATGCTGGCCTGGGTGATCGCGGCGGCGTTCGGGGCAAGCCTGGGCCGCCTGCTGGCCTCGCCCCTGCCGCTGGTGGCCGCGCTGGTGGTGCTGCTGACCGCCCTTCTGGAAGAAGGCTTTAAGTTCGTGGCCGCCACCACCGCCATCACCGAACTGAGTTTCGACGAACCGATGGACGGTCTGGTCTACGCCGTCACGGCGGCTCTGGGCTTTGCCCTGATAGAAAACGTGACCTACACCCTGGGCTTTGGCAGTGGGACCGGGGCGTGGCACGCGGTGTTCGCTACGCTGGCCCACGCGCTGTTCAGCGCACCGCAGGGCTACGCGCTGGGTGGGTTGCACTGGCAGCGGGGTCGCGCCTGGGTGGTCCAGGGGCTGGCCGTCAGCGTGGTGCTCCACGCCGTGTTCAACGGCCTGCTGGTGGGCAGCGCAGGCTGGCCGCAGCTGGCCTCGCTCGTTGTGGTAACGCTGCTGATGATCGTGCTGGCTGGCCGTTACTATCTGGCCTTCGAAGCCCACGCCCGGCAATTTGGGCCTTCTCCTTATTTCCTGCAGGAGCAGGCGCGCAGAAGGCGGCCGTCTTAA
- a CDS encoding ABC transporter permease, with amino-acid sequence MGTYALRRVLQMIPLLLVISLLIFMLTALQPGDPVDQLVFGNSNITPEDIARLKAAYGLDQPWYTRYFFWLKEAVTGNFGYSQDHGIPALEFVFQNRLPNTLLLTVPALLLSTLIAVPLGIFSAVRQYSVLDYVLTFFAFVAVSAPVFWVGALAMYFFAIFLPQATGGLVALPPGGLGGDLSPDAGWLAVTLDKIKYLLLPLMILMLREIAVTLRFMRANMLETLTQDYVRTARAKGLADRRVLYKHALRNAVTPIVTLMGLAIPGLFGGAVITENVFSWPGMGKAILDALVSKDFNVVMVCLMLLALLTVVFQLLTDLAYGLVDPRVRYS; translated from the coding sequence ATGGGAACCTACGCACTTCGCCGCGTTCTGCAGATGATTCCGCTGCTGCTGGTCATCAGCCTGCTGATCTTTATGCTGACTGCGCTGCAGCCGGGCGATCCGGTGGATCAGCTGGTGTTCGGCAACAGCAACATCACCCCAGAAGATATTGCCCGCCTGAAGGCCGCTTATGGCCTCGACCAGCCCTGGTACACCCGCTATTTCTTCTGGCTCAAAGAGGCCGTGACAGGCAACTTCGGGTATTCCCAGGACCACGGCATTCCCGCCCTGGAGTTCGTGTTCCAGAACCGCCTGCCCAACACCTTGCTGCTGACCGTGCCTGCCTTGCTGCTGAGCACCCTGATTGCCGTGCCACTGGGCATTTTCAGTGCCGTGCGCCAGTATTCCGTTCTGGATTACGTGCTGACATTTTTCGCCTTTGTGGCCGTCAGTGCCCCGGTCTTCTGGGTGGGCGCACTCGCTATGTACTTCTTTGCCATCTTTCTGCCGCAGGCCACGGGCGGACTGGTGGCGCTGCCACCCGGCGGCTTGGGCGGCGACCTGTCCCCGGATGCAGGCTGGCTGGCGGTCACCCTCGACAAGATCAAGTACCTCTTGCTGCCGCTGATGATTCTGATGCTGCGCGAGATTGCCGTGACCCTGCGCTTTATGCGCGCCAATATGCTCGAAACCCTCACGCAGGACTATGTGCGCACCGCCCGCGCCAAGGGTCTGGCTGACCGCCGAGTGCTGTACAAGCACGCGCTGCGCAACGCCGTCACGCCCATCGTCACCCTGATGGGGCTGGCCATTCCCGGTCTCTTCGGCGGCGCTGTGATTACTGAGAACGTCTTTTCCTGGCCCGGGATGGGCAAAGCTATTCTGGACGCCCTGGTCAGCAAGGACTTCAATGTGGTGATGGTCTGCCTGATGCTGCTGGCGCTGCTGACCGTGGTGTTTCAGCTCCTGACGGACCTCGCTTACGGTCTGGTTGACCCCCGCGTGCGGTACTCGTGA